A portion of the Pagrus major chromosome 8, Pma_NU_1.0 genome contains these proteins:
- the LOC141001571 gene encoding dispanin subfamily A member 2b-like: MTTMNPAGYPAEAHPLQGRYDGFPGQPGGATVVQYTTVNISSEPPKDHIIWSLCCFVYANPFCLGLAALIFSIKARDRKVAGDLEGARHYASTARCLNILATVLVSIIILSVMISVTIISTLSARGY; encoded by the exons ATGACAACGATGAATCCTGCAGGTTACCCGGCTGAGGCTCATCCATTGCAGGGGAGGTATGATGGGTTCCCTGGACAGCCTGGAGGAGCTACAGTGGTTCAGTACACCACTGTGAACATCAGCTCTGAGCCCCCCAAGGACCACATCATCTGGTCCCTCTGCTGTTTTGTCTACGCAAACCCCTTCTGCCTCGGACTGGCGGCTCTCATCTTCTCGATCAAG GCAAGAGACCGGAAGGTGGCTGGAGATCTGGAGGGTGCCAGACACTATGCCTCCACTGCCCGCTGCCTCAACATCTTGGCCACAGTCCTGGTGTCCATCATAATCCTCAGTGTAATGATCTCAGTGACCATTATATCAACATTGTCGGCTAGAGGATACTGA
- the cat gene encoding catalase isoform X2 — MADNRDKTTDQMKIWKENRGVQRPDTLTTGAGHPVGDKLNLQTAGPRGPLLVQDVVFTDEMAHFDRERIPERVVHAKGAGAFGYFEVTHDISRYSKAKVFEHVGKTTPIAIRFSTVAGESGSADTVRDPRGFAVKFYTEEGNWDLTGNNTPIFFIRDALLFPSFIHSQKRNPQTHMKDPDMVWDFWSLRPESLHQVSFLFSDRGLPDGFRHMNGYGSHTFKLVNANGERFYCKFHYKTDQGIKNLTVEEADRLASTNPDYAIGDLFNAIANGNFPSWTFYIQVMTFEEAEKFQFNPFDLTKVWSHKEYPLIPVGRMVLNRNPVNYFAEVEQLAFDPSNMPPGIEPSPDKMLQGRLFSYPDTHRHRLGANYLQIPVNCPFRTRVSNYQRDGPMCMFDNQGGAPNYFPNSFSAPETQPQFVESKFRVSPDVARYNSEDEDNVTQVRAFYTQVLNEEERQRLCQNMAGALKGAQLFIQKRMVENLKAVHPDYGNRVQALLNKYNAEAKKNTNVRVYSRPGASAISASSKM; from the exons ATGGCTGACAACAGAGATAAAACCACCGATCAAATGAAGATATGGAAGGAGAACAGAGGCGTTCAG AGGCCAGACACACTGACCACAGGGGCTGGCCATCCCGTTGGAGACAAGCTGAACCTGCAGACTGCAGGGCCAAGAGGTCCTCTGCTGGTTCAGGATGTGgtcttcacagatgagatgGCCCATTTTGACCGTGAACGAATCCCAGAGAGAGTGGTGCATGCcaaaggagcag GGGCTTTTGGTTACTTTGAGGTGACTCATGACATCAGTCGCTACAGCAAGGCCAAGGTGTTCGAGCATGTCGGCAAGACTACACCTATCGCTATCCGCTTCTCCACTGTGG CTGGTGAATCAGGCTCAGCAGACACTGTGCGAGACCCTCGAGGCTTTGCAGTCAAGTTTTACACAGAGGAGGGCAACTGGGACCTGACGGGCAACAACACCCCCATTTTCTTCATCAGGGACGCCCTGCTG TTCCCGTCCTTCATTCACTCCCAGAAGCGCAATCCGCAAACCCACATGAAAGACCCTGACATGGTGTGGGACTTCTGGAGCCTGAGGCCTGAGAGTCTGCATCAG GTGTCTTTCTTGTTCAGTGATCGAGGTTTGCCAGATGGCTTCCGTCACATGAATGGCTACGGCTCTCACACCTTCAAACTGGTCAATGCCAATGGTGAGCGTTTCTACTGCAAGTTCCACTACAAG ACTGATCAAGGAATAAAGAATCTGACAGTGGAGGAGGCAGACCGGCTGGCTTCCACCAACCCAGATTATGCCATTGGAGACTTGTTCAACGCCATTGCCAATGGTAACTTCCCATCCTGGACCTTCTACATCCAGGTCATGACCTTTGAGGAGGCTGAGAAGTTCCAGTTCAACCCCTTTGATCTTACCAAG GTTTGGTCACATAAAGAATACCCATTGATCCCTGTGGGGAGAATGGTGCTGAACAGGAACCCAGTCAACTACTTTgcagaggtggagcagctggCCTTTGACCCCAGCAACATGCCACCGGGCATTGAGCCAAGCCCCGACAAGATGCTGCAG GGTCGTCTCTTCTCCTACCCGGACACACATCGACACCGTCTGGGAGCCAACTACCTGCAGATCCCCGTCAACTGCCCCTTCAGGACCCGTGTGAGCAACTACCAGCGTGATGGTCCAATGTGCATGTTTGACAACCAAG GTGGAGCTCCAAACTACTTTCCCAACAGCTTCAGTGCCCCAGAGACCCAGCCTCAGTTTGTGGAGTCCAAGTTCAGGGTGTCTCCAGATGTGGCACGTTACAACAGCGAAGATGAAGATAATGTTACACAG GTCCGTGCCTTCTACACCCAGGTGCTGAACGAAGAGGAGCGCCAGAGACTTTGCCAGAACATGGCAGGTGCCCTGAAGGGAGCCCAGCTCTTCATCCAAAAACGCATG GTTGAGAATTTGAAGGCTGTCCATCCAGATTATGGAAACAGGGTCCAGGCCCTTCTCAACAAGTACAATGCAGAGGCCAAAAAG aacACAAATGTCCGTGTTTACAGCCGTCCAGGAGCCTCCGCCATTTCTGCGTCCTCCAAGATGTGA
- the cat gene encoding catalase isoform X1: protein MADNRDKTTDQMKIWKENRGVQRPDTLTTGAGHPVGDKLNLQTAGPRGPLLVQDVVFTDEMAHFDRERIPERVVHAKGAGAFGYFEVTHDISRYSKAKVFEHVGKTTPIAIRFSTVAGESGSADTVRDPRGFAVKFYTEEGNWDLTGNNTPIFFIRDALLFPSFIHSQKRNPQTHMKDPDMVWDFWSLRPESLHQVSFLFSDRGLPDGFRHMNGYGSHTFKLVNANGERFYCKFHYKTDQGIKNLTVEEADRLASTNPDYAIGDLFNAIANGNFPSWTFYIQVMTFEEAEKFQFNPFDLTKVWSHKEYPLIPVGRMVLNRNPVNYFAEVEQLAFDPSNMPPGIEPSPDKMLQGRLFSYPDTHRHRLGANYLQIPVNCPFRTRVSNYQRDGPMCMFDNQGGAPNYFPNSFSAPETQPQFVESKFRVSPDVARYNSEDEDNVTQVRAFYTQVLNEEERQRLCQNMAGALKGAQLFIQKRMVENLKAVHPDYGNRVQALLNKYNAEAKKVKNTNVRVYSRPGASAISASSKM from the exons ATGGCTGACAACAGAGATAAAACCACCGATCAAATGAAGATATGGAAGGAGAACAGAGGCGTTCAG AGGCCAGACACACTGACCACAGGGGCTGGCCATCCCGTTGGAGACAAGCTGAACCTGCAGACTGCAGGGCCAAGAGGTCCTCTGCTGGTTCAGGATGTGgtcttcacagatgagatgGCCCATTTTGACCGTGAACGAATCCCAGAGAGAGTGGTGCATGCcaaaggagcag GGGCTTTTGGTTACTTTGAGGTGACTCATGACATCAGTCGCTACAGCAAGGCCAAGGTGTTCGAGCATGTCGGCAAGACTACACCTATCGCTATCCGCTTCTCCACTGTGG CTGGTGAATCAGGCTCAGCAGACACTGTGCGAGACCCTCGAGGCTTTGCAGTCAAGTTTTACACAGAGGAGGGCAACTGGGACCTGACGGGCAACAACACCCCCATTTTCTTCATCAGGGACGCCCTGCTG TTCCCGTCCTTCATTCACTCCCAGAAGCGCAATCCGCAAACCCACATGAAAGACCCTGACATGGTGTGGGACTTCTGGAGCCTGAGGCCTGAGAGTCTGCATCAG GTGTCTTTCTTGTTCAGTGATCGAGGTTTGCCAGATGGCTTCCGTCACATGAATGGCTACGGCTCTCACACCTTCAAACTGGTCAATGCCAATGGTGAGCGTTTCTACTGCAAGTTCCACTACAAG ACTGATCAAGGAATAAAGAATCTGACAGTGGAGGAGGCAGACCGGCTGGCTTCCACCAACCCAGATTATGCCATTGGAGACTTGTTCAACGCCATTGCCAATGGTAACTTCCCATCCTGGACCTTCTACATCCAGGTCATGACCTTTGAGGAGGCTGAGAAGTTCCAGTTCAACCCCTTTGATCTTACCAAG GTTTGGTCACATAAAGAATACCCATTGATCCCTGTGGGGAGAATGGTGCTGAACAGGAACCCAGTCAACTACTTTgcagaggtggagcagctggCCTTTGACCCCAGCAACATGCCACCGGGCATTGAGCCAAGCCCCGACAAGATGCTGCAG GGTCGTCTCTTCTCCTACCCGGACACACATCGACACCGTCTGGGAGCCAACTACCTGCAGATCCCCGTCAACTGCCCCTTCAGGACCCGTGTGAGCAACTACCAGCGTGATGGTCCAATGTGCATGTTTGACAACCAAG GTGGAGCTCCAAACTACTTTCCCAACAGCTTCAGTGCCCCAGAGACCCAGCCTCAGTTTGTGGAGTCCAAGTTCAGGGTGTCTCCAGATGTGGCACGTTACAACAGCGAAGATGAAGATAATGTTACACAG GTCCGTGCCTTCTACACCCAGGTGCTGAACGAAGAGGAGCGCCAGAGACTTTGCCAGAACATGGCAGGTGCCCTGAAGGGAGCCCAGCTCTTCATCCAAAAACGCATG GTTGAGAATTTGAAGGCTGTCCATCCAGATTATGGAAACAGGGTCCAGGCCCTTCTCAACAAGTACAATGCAGAGGCCAAAAAGGTAAAG aacACAAATGTCCGTGTTTACAGCCGTCCAGGAGCCTCCGCCATTTCTGCGTCCTCCAAGATGTGA